One stretch of Streptomyces peucetius DNA includes these proteins:
- a CDS encoding glycosyltransferase family 4 protein, whose protein sequence is MPQHVPPPLLDAPRHPPAQVRHRPPVPPDDPEPPRRIVFLAHRDLGNAAAGGSELLIDQLAQGLTALGHQVTLLCGGPAVHRPYRVVSAGGRLGHYVGARSAFARQVGECDLLVEVCNGMPYLAPLWHRGPTICLVNHVHTELWDMRFPPPVARAGRLLEHWALARAHRGNLMVAVSPSTAGALRAIGVPDRHIRVVHNGVDEPAARSPRSRTPLFLALGRLVDYKRVDLLLRLWERVRPVTGGRLVVVGDGPERARLQRLAGEGVEFTGHVPEEEKHRLLCEAWLLLHPAAVEGWGLVVTEAGARGTPTLGFDVPGLRDSVDDGVTGVLVRGESSFAASWCTLALDSDRREGMGKAAAERAAAFRWSSTVRQFGAVAAEAVRRVPAPPGGGRSPAKGPRT, encoded by the coding sequence ATGCCCCAGCACGTCCCTCCCCCTTTGCTCGACGCACCACGGCACCCGCCGGCTCAGGTGCGCCACCGGCCGCCCGTGCCACCGGATGATCCGGAGCCCCCGCGGCGCATCGTCTTCCTCGCCCACCGCGACCTCGGCAACGCCGCCGCCGGCGGCTCCGAGCTGCTGATCGACCAGCTCGCGCAGGGCCTCACCGCGCTCGGCCACCAGGTCACCCTGCTCTGCGGGGGCCCCGCGGTCCACCGGCCGTACCGCGTCGTCTCGGCCGGCGGGCGGCTCGGACACTACGTCGGCGCGCGTTCCGCCTTCGCCCGGCAGGTCGGCGAGTGCGACCTGCTGGTCGAGGTGTGCAACGGAATGCCGTACCTGGCTCCGCTGTGGCACCGCGGCCCCACGATCTGCCTGGTGAACCATGTGCACACCGAACTCTGGGACATGCGCTTCCCGCCGCCCGTCGCCCGCGCCGGACGGCTGCTCGAACACTGGGCGCTGGCCCGCGCGCACCGCGGCAACCTGATGGTCGCCGTCTCTCCGTCCACCGCCGGGGCGCTGCGGGCGATCGGAGTCCCCGACCGGCACATCCGCGTGGTCCACAACGGTGTCGACGAACCGGCCGCGCGCAGCCCCCGCTCGCGTACGCCGCTGTTCCTGGCGCTGGGCCGGCTGGTCGACTACAAGCGTGTCGATCTGCTGCTGCGGCTGTGGGAGCGGGTTCGGCCGGTCACCGGCGGCAGACTCGTCGTCGTCGGCGACGGGCCCGAGCGGGCCCGGCTGCAACGACTCGCCGGTGAGGGCGTGGAGTTCACCGGCCATGTGCCCGAGGAGGAGAAGCACCGGCTGCTCTGCGAGGCGTGGCTGCTGCTGCACCCGGCGGCCGTCGAGGGCTGGGGGCTGGTGGTGACGGAGGCCGGAGCGCGGGGCACACCCACCCTCGGCTTCGACGTGCCCGGCCTGCGCGACTCCGTCGACGACGGCGTCACGGGCGTGCTCGTCCGGGGCGAGTCGTCGTTCGCCGCGTCCTGGTGCACGCTGGCGCTGGACTCCGACCGCCGCGAGGGCATGGGGAAGGCCGCCGCCGAGCGGGCCGCCGCGTTCCGCTGGAGCAGCACCGTGCGGCAGTTCGGCGCCGTGGCGGCGGAGGCGGTGCGCCGCGTACCTGCCCCGCCGGGCGGCGGGCGTTCCCCGGCGAAGGGCCCGCGCACGTGA
- a CDS encoding class I SAM-dependent methyltransferase has translation MKDPSLRRSLALFRAFMREQADPAGAYALLARDAADQIERYMKLDGRVVVDVGGGSGYFTREFRQRGARGYLFEPDLAELDAKPGEGTVLADGYLLPLATGTADVCFSSNVLEHVADPRTFLSEMVRVTRPGGLIYVSFTNWLSPWGGHEWAPWHYLGAERARTRFERRTGRAAKHRLGENLFAIGVGPTLRHVRARGDVDVVSARSRYWPVLPEVVPRVPGLREFATWNLLLILRRCP, from the coding sequence GTGAAGGACCCCTCGCTGCGCCGCTCCCTCGCACTCTTCCGGGCGTTCATGCGTGAGCAGGCCGATCCCGCCGGGGCCTACGCACTGCTCGCCCGGGACGCGGCCGACCAGATCGAGCGGTACATGAAGCTCGACGGCCGGGTCGTGGTCGATGTCGGCGGCGGAAGCGGGTACTTCACCCGCGAGTTCCGGCAACGCGGCGCCCGCGGCTACCTGTTCGAACCGGACCTCGCCGAACTGGACGCGAAACCGGGCGAGGGGACGGTTCTCGCCGACGGGTACCTCCTGCCGCTCGCGACGGGCACCGCCGACGTCTGCTTCTCGTCCAACGTGCTGGAGCACGTGGCCGATCCGCGGACCTTCCTCAGCGAGATGGTCCGGGTCACCCGGCCCGGCGGACTGATCTACGTCTCGTTCACCAACTGGCTCTCCCCGTGGGGCGGTCACGAGTGGGCGCCCTGGCACTACCTGGGCGCCGAGCGGGCGCGTACCCGGTTCGAGCGCCGCACCGGGCGGGCCGCCAAGCACCGGCTGGGCGAGAACCTCTTCGCGATCGGTGTCGGGCCGACCCTGCGTCACGTCAGGGCGCGCGGCGACGTGGACGTCGTCTCCGCACGCTCCCGGTACTGGCCGGTCCTTCCCGAGGTCGTACCCCGCGTGCCCGGGCTGCGGGAGTTCGCCACCTGGAACCTCCTCCTCATCCTCCGGCGGTGTCCATGA
- a CDS encoding DUF3068 domain-containing protein, translating into MRRTASPISLVLFGTGVFLLVLAPLLAWYVAPQAKRTPIDVDTTTVFTGTGSYFDTSEVKTVHGRRITVTRQVRGDVADSEQSGNAVWDVSTSVDTDETLPAADTRDSLQWTLERWVTDRATNEPVHCCDESPVFDGEAYLKFPFDVEKRSYRWWDGTLGGVVQLRYSGGRKVQGYEGLRFTGSVPPTRTGVRQVPGRLVGRDRTPQVLAEEWYANSAIELVVDRRTGRILLAAIGPRKTLRAPGSSEDAVVLLESPRIAFTPETQRQQVELASRDSRRLALLGSTAPAGAAALGAVLTLVGAALVARGRRPDPDRTNAHLATSPAVR; encoded by the coding sequence ATGCGCCGTACCGCTTCACCGATCTCGCTCGTCCTGTTCGGGACGGGCGTCTTCCTGCTCGTGCTGGCCCCCCTTCTGGCCTGGTACGTGGCACCGCAGGCCAAACGCACACCGATCGACGTCGACACCACGACCGTGTTCACCGGCACCGGCAGCTACTTCGACACCTCAGAGGTGAAAACGGTGCACGGGCGGAGAATCACCGTCACCCGGCAGGTCCGGGGCGATGTGGCCGACAGCGAGCAGAGCGGCAACGCCGTGTGGGACGTGTCCACCTCCGTCGACACCGACGAGACGCTGCCGGCCGCCGACACCCGGGACTCCCTGCAGTGGACCCTCGAACGCTGGGTGACCGACCGCGCCACCAACGAGCCCGTGCACTGCTGCGACGAGTCCCCCGTCTTCGACGGCGAGGCCTATCTGAAGTTCCCCTTCGACGTCGAGAAGCGCTCCTACCGCTGGTGGGACGGCACCCTCGGCGGCGTCGTACAGCTCCGGTACAGCGGCGGGCGGAAGGTCCAGGGCTACGAGGGGCTTCGGTTCACCGGCAGCGTCCCGCCGACCAGGACCGGTGTGCGCCAGGTGCCCGGTCGGCTGGTCGGCAGGGACCGGACCCCGCAGGTGCTGGCCGAGGAGTGGTACGCCAACAGCGCGATCGAGCTGGTGGTGGACCGCCGCACCGGCCGGATCCTGCTGGCGGCCATCGGCCCGCGCAAGACGCTGCGCGCCCCGGGGTCGTCCGAGGACGCGGTCGTACTGCTGGAGAGCCCACGGATCGCGTTCACGCCCGAGACGCAGCGGCAGCAGGTCGAACTGGCCTCACGCGACAGCCGCAGGCTCGCCCTGCTCGGCTCGACGGCTCCGGCCGGCGCCGCGGCGCTGGGGGCGGTGCTCACCCTCGTCGGCGCAGCACTGGTGGCGCGGGGGCGCCGCCCGGACCCGGATCGTACGAATGCTCACTTGGCGACGAGTCCGGCCGTCCGATAG